A single region of the Halopiger xanaduensis SH-6 genome encodes:
- a CDS encoding lipoate--protein ligase family protein, whose translation MRVFRGRAATIEADRAASERLLEVAAAGEPAVRVWCPHRQVAFGRRDARLEGYDRASEAARAAGFPPVERDVGGRAVAYDGDATLAFARAEPVADFRRGTTARYERLTDDVKRALADLGVATERGEPDDSFCPGTHSLSVEGPAGERRKIVGIAQRVRQDAAVGAGIVLVDAREELADVLEAVYDALSVPLDPETVGTIASAGGPADSDRVRTALEAALVGDAEPTIEPISALEDGGGDEDGSER comes from the coding sequence ATGCGCGTGTTCCGCGGCCGCGCGGCGACTATCGAGGCCGACCGCGCGGCGAGCGAGCGACTGCTCGAGGTCGCCGCTGCCGGCGAGCCCGCGGTGCGAGTCTGGTGTCCGCACCGGCAGGTCGCGTTCGGTCGTCGCGACGCGCGACTCGAGGGGTACGACCGCGCTAGCGAGGCCGCCCGCGCCGCGGGGTTTCCGCCGGTCGAGCGCGACGTCGGCGGCCGGGCGGTCGCCTACGACGGCGACGCGACGCTCGCCTTCGCTCGGGCCGAACCGGTTGCGGACTTCCGACGCGGGACGACTGCCCGCTACGAGCGACTGACCGACGACGTCAAACGAGCGCTCGCAGACCTGGGCGTCGCGACCGAGCGCGGCGAACCCGACGATTCGTTCTGCCCCGGGACGCACTCGCTGTCGGTCGAGGGACCGGCGGGCGAGCGTCGAAAAATCGTCGGCATCGCCCAGCGCGTTCGGCAGGACGCCGCGGTCGGCGCCGGCATCGTCCTCGTCGACGCTCGCGAGGAACTCGCCGACGTCCTCGAGGCAGTCTACGACGCGCTCTCGGTGCCGCTCGATCCCGAAACCGTGGGCACGATCGCGTCGGCCGGCGGGCCGGCGGATTCGGACCGCGTTCGGACGGCGCTCGAGGCGGCGCTCGTCGGAGACGCGGAGCCGACGATCGAACCGATTTCGGCGCTCGAGGACGGTGGCGGAGACGAAGACGGGAGCGAGCGGTAG
- a CDS encoding serpin family protein — protein sequence MTDRKQESGAIRHGRRRLLTLSGALLAGVAGCTGSQQPDGSQSNGTAADEDAAFEEYAVPSFPQPNPVTDLEIERDSFAEQVRGNVAFSFDLLARLRATTPDENLFFSPYSVSVALAMTYGGARDETATEMADALHYELEGESLHGAFGSLEAELEQRNEDGRTVETAGQTDEENEEDEDDLGFQISSANAVWPDESFQLDEAYVDLLEAHYGSGQHRVDFSGSPDEARREINGWVEERTNDRIEDLLSASAVNRTTRLVLTNAVYFRAAWEHDFASASTEPAPFAGIDGSETEVEMMHQTTELPYAEIGGHQLVELPYANDDTSMVVILPAEGEFESFEESLTTDRLATMLEETSRPRVDLTMPKFGIESKFELAAEMKKLGMERAFGRDADFSGMVESDGSGLSIDEIVHQSFIEVDEDGTEASAATAVVMGTDGSGGGPADRVEMTVDRPFLFYIRDRPTETPLFVGRIVDGKTL from the coding sequence ATGACAGACAGAAAACAGGAAAGTGGAGCGATCCGCCACGGTCGGCGACGGCTGCTCACCCTTTCCGGTGCACTCCTCGCGGGAGTCGCCGGCTGTACCGGATCCCAGCAACCCGACGGCTCGCAATCGAACGGTACCGCCGCCGACGAGGACGCCGCCTTCGAGGAGTACGCCGTCCCCTCGTTCCCGCAACCCAACCCGGTCACCGACCTGGAGATCGAGCGCGACTCTTTCGCCGAGCAGGTTCGCGGCAACGTCGCCTTTTCGTTCGACCTGCTCGCGCGATTACGCGCTACTACGCCCGACGAGAACCTCTTTTTCTCACCGTACAGCGTCTCGGTCGCGCTGGCGATGACCTACGGCGGTGCGCGCGACGAGACGGCGACGGAGATGGCCGACGCCCTCCACTACGAACTCGAGGGCGAATCCCTCCACGGCGCCTTCGGCTCGCTCGAGGCCGAACTCGAGCAGCGCAACGAGGACGGTCGGACGGTCGAGACGGCGGGACAGACGGACGAGGAAAACGAGGAGGACGAGGATGACCTCGGCTTCCAAATCTCGAGCGCGAACGCCGTCTGGCCTGACGAGAGCTTTCAGTTGGACGAGGCCTACGTCGACCTACTCGAAGCGCATTACGGAAGCGGCCAGCATCGCGTCGACTTTTCGGGGAGTCCGGACGAGGCGCGTCGAGAGATCAACGGGTGGGTCGAAGAGCGGACGAACGACCGTATCGAAGACCTCCTCTCGGCGTCTGCGGTCAACCGGACGACTCGGCTCGTGCTCACGAACGCGGTTTACTTCCGCGCCGCCTGGGAACACGACTTCGCTTCCGCCTCCACAGAACCGGCGCCGTTTGCGGGGATAGACGGGAGCGAAACCGAAGTCGAGATGATGCACCAGACGACGGAACTTCCCTACGCCGAGATCGGCGGCCACCAACTCGTCGAGCTGCCCTACGCAAACGACGACACGAGCATGGTCGTCATCTTACCCGCCGAAGGCGAGTTCGAGTCCTTCGAGGAGTCGCTTACGACCGACCGACTCGCGACGATGCTCGAGGAGACGTCCCGACCGCGGGTCGACCTTACGATGCCGAAGTTCGGAATCGAATCGAAGTTCGAGCTCGCGGCCGAGATGAAGAAACTGGGTATGGAACGGGCCTTCGGCCGCGACGCTGACTTCAGCGGAATGGTCGAGAGCGACGGCAGTGGACTGTCCATCGACGAAATCGTCCATCAAAGCTTTATCGAGGTCGACGAAGACGGGACGGAAGCCTCGGCGGCGACGGCAGTGGTAATGGGTACGGACGGTAGTGGTGGCGGTCCGGCCGATCGCGTCGAGATGACCGTCGATCGGCCGTTCCTCTTTTACATCCGCGACCGGCCGACCGAGACGCCGCTGTTCGTCGGCCGCATCGTCGACGGAAAGACGTTATAG
- a CDS encoding cytochrome P450 codes for MADRSTPRTRARPRSPPTRGTAPPTHEGLPVIGNTHQLVLEQGGLYEDAAERGDVVELRILGFGEFYQVNHPDLAEHILVDDRDRFRKASLSRDDLGDLLGQGLVLSEGDLWERQRERIQPAFYMDQIADYADVMTAEARAAADEWGEKATVNVEREMKALTLGILVKAMFGSEIDYEAAGIPDIVAKLQEPGEPVKQPIARLVPKWVPIPMWRRYERGIREMEGLIEAFVDRRRAEGPETRDDLLSRLLTATDEAGETMSERLLRDELMTFLFAGHETTATALTFTWLLLAQHPDVERRLVDELEAVLDGDRATVADVPDLEYTEAVLREAMRLYPPVPSIPRETTEPLTLGGYSIPEGATVAPMQWTIHRDERFWDEPLTFDPDRFLGDEAERPDLAYFPFGAGPRRCIGQQFALVEGTLILATLARRYHPVLVSDPNVDLSVSITTRPLEPIELRVEPRE; via the coding sequence ATGGCCGACCGATCGACCCCGCGAACGCGAGCTCGACCGCGGTCCCCGCCCACCCGAGGGACGGCGCCGCCGACCCACGAGGGGCTGCCCGTCATCGGCAACACGCACCAACTCGTTCTCGAGCAGGGCGGGCTGTACGAGGACGCGGCCGAGCGCGGCGACGTCGTGGAGCTTCGGATTCTCGGGTTCGGCGAGTTCTACCAGGTGAACCACCCCGATCTGGCCGAGCACATTCTCGTCGACGACCGCGACCGGTTCCGGAAGGCCAGCCTGAGCCGTGACGACCTCGGCGACCTCCTCGGACAGGGGCTGGTCCTCAGCGAGGGCGATCTGTGGGAGCGACAGCGCGAGCGGATCCAGCCGGCCTTCTACATGGACCAGATCGCGGACTACGCCGACGTGATGACCGCCGAGGCGCGGGCGGCGGCCGACGAGTGGGGCGAAAAAGCGACCGTGAACGTCGAGCGCGAGATGAAGGCGCTCACGCTGGGGATCCTCGTGAAAGCGATGTTCGGCTCGGAGATCGACTACGAGGCCGCAGGGATTCCCGATATCGTGGCCAAGCTGCAGGAGCCCGGCGAGCCGGTAAAGCAGCCGATCGCGCGGCTGGTGCCGAAGTGGGTCCCGATTCCGATGTGGCGCCGGTACGAGCGGGGCATCCGCGAGATGGAGGGGCTCATCGAGGCGTTCGTCGACCGCCGTCGAGCCGAGGGACCGGAGACCCGCGACGACCTCCTCTCGCGGCTGCTGACCGCCACCGACGAGGCGGGGGAGACGATGTCCGAGCGGCTGCTCCGGGACGAGCTGATGACGTTCCTGTTCGCCGGGCACGAGACGACGGCGACGGCGCTGACGTTTACCTGGCTATTGCTCGCTCAACATCCGGACGTCGAGCGGCGGCTCGTCGACGAACTCGAGGCGGTGCTGGACGGCGACCGCGCGACCGTCGCGGACGTTCCCGACCTGGAGTACACCGAGGCGGTGCTGCGCGAGGCGATGCGGCTCTACCCGCCGGTGCCGTCGATCCCGCGGGAGACGACGGAGCCGCTCACCCTCGGCGGGTACTCGATCCCCGAGGGCGCGACCGTGGCGCCGATGCAGTGGACGATCCACCGCGACGAGCGCTTCTGGGACGAGCCGCTGACGTTCGATCCCGACCGGTTCCTGGGAGACGAGGCCGAGCGGCCGGACCTGGCGTACTTCCCGTTCGGCGCCGGTCCGCGGCGGTGCATCGGCCAGCAGTTCGCCCTCGTGGAGGGGACGCTGATCCTCGCGACGCTGGCCCGCCGGTACCACCCCGTGCTCGTCTCCGACCCGAACGTCGACCTCTCCGTGAGCATCACCACGCGGCCGCTCGAGCCGATCGAACTGCGCGTCGAGCCGCGGGAATAA
- a CDS encoding PaaI family thioesterase, with amino-acid sequence MTDADEFSAAMDEFGEHGDLEGFVQYFIDEHQEFLSWIGTSVDNVGPGTMTLSVPYDEKLTNTRPHAPDGRRADIHGGIAATLLDTAGGLALRTEIENPFAASIATINLNVNYLRPATGDLTATANVVRAGSSVGVSEIVVESTSPDGETCEVAIGQGAYRIFRDA; translated from the coding sequence ATGACCGACGCCGACGAGTTCAGCGCGGCGATGGACGAGTTCGGGGAACACGGCGACCTCGAGGGGTTCGTGCAGTACTTCATCGACGAGCACCAGGAGTTCCTCTCGTGGATCGGTACCAGCGTCGACAACGTCGGGCCGGGGACAATGACGCTCTCGGTGCCCTACGACGAGAAACTGACCAACACGCGCCCGCACGCGCCGGACGGCCGCCGGGCGGACATCCACGGCGGCATCGCCGCCACGCTGCTGGATACCGCCGGTGGACTGGCGCTGCGGACTGAAATCGAGAACCCTTTCGCTGCCAGCATCGCAACGATCAACCTCAACGTCAACTACCTGCGGCCGGCGACGGGCGACCTCACGGCGACGGCGAATGTGGTCCGGGCTGGCTCGAGCGTCGGCGTCAGCGAGATCGTCGTCGAGAGCACGTCGCCCGACGGCGAGACGTGCGAGGTCGCGATCGGCCAGGGCGCGTATCGTATTTTCCGGGACGCCTGA